In bacterium, a single window of DNA contains:
- a CDS encoding CpaF family protein encodes MSLLQRLEEAKQVATTAERHIPKMIDKPLQGLKVKVHEKLVSDLDLKALEDKDGNIKKDLLKNQVEESILLISSQERMTLTRAEHERILEEILDEILGLGPVEPLLKDPSISEIMVNGPNQIYVERQGKIERTKVTFNDNTHLLHIIDRIVSPIGRRVDESVPYVDARLKDGSRVNVIIPPLSLKGPILTIRKFFKEKLQIADLIRFGTLTPNMGEFLKACVGARLNIIVSGGTGSGKTTTLNVLSSFIPADERIVTIEDSAELQLQQEHIITLETRPPNIEGKGEITTRDLVRNALRMRPDRIIVGEVRSGEALDMLQAMNTGHDGSLTTVHSNSPRDTLSRIETMTLMAGMELPVRAIREQIASAIDLIVHQQRLQDGSRKITNITEVQSMENDVIVLQDIFVFEQKTVDEKGKVIGELKPTGIKPKFYPVFEERGIKPPAGIFTK; translated from the coding sequence ATGTCATTGCTACAACGATTAGAAGAGGCAAAACAAGTTGCCACAACCGCAGAAAGGCATATACCAAAAATGATTGATAAGCCTTTACAAGGATTAAAGGTAAAGGTGCATGAAAAATTGGTCAGCGACCTTGATTTAAAGGCATTAGAGGATAAAGATGGAAATATAAAGAAAGACCTTTTAAAAAACCAGGTTGAAGAGTCTATTTTATTAATTTCCTCCCAGGAGCGAATGACTCTAACAAGGGCAGAACATGAGCGAATATTAGAGGAGATATTAGATGAGATATTAGGGTTAGGACCTGTTGAGCCGTTGCTAAAGGACCCATCTATTTCTGAAATTATGGTTAATGGTCCCAATCAAATCTATGTCGAACGGCAAGGAAAAATAGAACGCACAAAGGTTACCTTCAATGATAATACACATCTTTTACATATAATTGACCGAATTGTATCGCCTATTGGACGACGGGTAGATGAATCAGTTCCTTATGTTGATGCTCGACTTAAAGATGGTTCACGGGTGAATGTGATTATTCCTCCTTTATCTCTAAAAGGACCTATTTTAACCATCCGTAAATTTTTTAAAGAAAAGTTACAAATTGCTGATTTGATTAGATTTGGCACATTAACACCCAATATGGGAGAATTCTTGAAGGCATGTGTTGGGGCAAGATTGAATATTATTGTTTCTGGTGGAACAGGCTCAGGAAAAACAACTACTTTAAATGTTTTATCATCGTTTATACCTGCGGATGAAAGAATTGTGACGATTGAGGATTCTGCGGAATTACAACTTCAGCAGGAACATATCATTACCCTTGAGACGCGTCCTCCTAATATTGAAGGTAAAGGTGAAATTACCACACGGGATTTAGTGCGTAATGCGTTAAGGATGAGGCCGGATAGAATTATTGTCGGTGAGGTCCGCAGTGGTGAGGCATTGGATATGTTACAGGCAATGAATACCGGCCATGACGGTTCACTGACTACGGTTCATTCTAATTCCCCAAGAGATACATTATCCAGAATAGAAACAATGACACTTATGGCAGGTATGGAGTTGCCGGTCAGGGCAATTCGAGAACAAATTGCCTCAGCAATTGATTTGATTGTCCACCAGCAAAGACTCCAGGATGGTAGTAGAAAGATAACTAATATCACTGAAGTTCAAAGTATGGAAAATGATGTCATTGTGCTCCAGGATATATTTGTTTTTGAACAAAAAACAGTAGATGAAAAAGGTAAAGTCATTGGTGAGTTAAAACCAACTGGTATTAAACCTAAATTTTATCCGGTATTTGAAGAAAGAGGTATTAAACCACCAGCGGGAATATTCACTAAATAG